In bacterium, the following proteins share a genomic window:
- a CDS encoding electron transfer flavoprotein subunit alpha/FixB family protein, producing the protein MNISEELNNYQGIWVFAEQRERKIQNVVYELLGKGRELADKLETELSVVLMGDGWEDKCLDLITHGADKVYLVQHSRLENYTGCIYPKMMAELISQYKPAMVLIGATSIGRAFAPQVAAKLKTGLTADCTGLDLTESGELAQTRPALGGNIMATILCKSRRPVMATVRPKVMKKIKEDLKRRGEVVKIFPEIKEEDLRIKILKIVKELESKVNIEEAEVIVSGGRGIREAKNFALLEELAKALGGVVGASRAVIDAGWISHYHQVGQTGKTVSPKLYIACGISGAIQHLIGMQTSKCIVAINKDPHAPIFQIADYGIVGDLFEVVPLLTKSLKEG; encoded by the coding sequence ATGAATATTTCGGAAGAACTAAATAATTATCAAGGAATTTGGGTATTTGCCGAACAGCGGGAAAGAAAGATTCAAAATGTAGTCTACGAGTTATTAGGCAAAGGAAGAGAATTAGCTGATAAGTTAGAGACAGAGCTTAGTGTAGTCTTAATGGGAGATGGCTGGGAAGATAAGTGCTTGGATTTAATTACTCACGGAGCAGATAAAGTTTATTTAGTCCAACATTCAAGATTAGAGAATTATACTGGTTGTATTTATCCGAAGATGATGGCAGAACTTATTAGTCAATACAAGCCAGCGATGGTCTTAATAGGGGCTACCAGCATAGGACGAGCTTTTGCTCCTCAAGTAGCCGCTAAACTTAAGACCGGACTTACGGCTGATTGCACTGGTTTAGATCTTACGGAAAGTGGAGAGTTAGCCCAGACGCGCCCTGCTTTGGGAGGTAATATTATGGCTACCATTTTGTGTAAAAGTCGTCGTCCGGTAATGGCTACCGTTCGCCCTAAGGTAATGAAGAAGATAAAGGAAGATTTAAAAAGAAGAGGTGAAGTAGTTAAGATATTTCCAGAAATCAAAGAAGAAGATTTAAGAATAAAGATATTAAAGATAGTCAAGGAATTAGAGAGCAAAGTTAATATAGAAGAAGCAGAGGTAATTGTTTCTGGAGGAAGAGGAATAAGGGAGGCCAAGAATTTTGCTTTATTAGAAGAATTAGCTAAAGCTTTAGGAGGAGTAGTCGGTGCTTCTCGGGCCGTTATAGATGCAGGCTGGATTTCTCATTATCACCAAGTAGGGCAGACAGGTAAAACGGTATCACCTAAACTTTATATTGCTTGTGGAATTTCTGGGGCTATTCAACATCTAATAGGTATGCAGACTTCAAAATGTATTGTGGCAATCAATAAAGACCCTCATGCTCCTATCTTTCAAATAGCTGATTATGGAATAGTAGGTGATTTATTTGAAGTGGTTCCATTATTAACTAAGTCTTTAAAGGAAGGATGA
- a CDS encoding ABC transporter ATP-binding protein, producing MINVKNITKRFGNTIAIDNISFEVNKGEVLGLLGPNGAGKTTTMRILTCFFPPNNGTATLAGYDILENPLQVKKIVGYLPENAPLYLNMSVLDYLDFIAKIRGFKELESKKKIKEMIEVCSLQKAISKDIGELSKGYRQRVGLAQALIHDPEILILDEPTAGLDPSQIIEIRKLIKEIGKKKTVILSTHILPEVSATCSRVLIINEGKLVASGSPSELIKKAKGKENIYLTIRGPKKEIKDKIALAKDVLTVEEVSEKDDLTTFLVQGKVGANLSEDLFFLARDNHWSLTSLHKEELNLEDLFLQLTTKEANTRENYE from the coding sequence ATGATTAACGTCAAAAATATTACTAAAAGATTTGGGAATACTATAGCGATAGATAATATCTCTTTTGAAGTAAACAAAGGAGAAGTTTTAGGTCTTTTGGGTCCCAATGGGGCAGGAAAGACCACCACCATGAGAATCTTAACTTGTTTCTTTCCTCCCAATAACGGAACAGCTACTTTAGCTGGTTATGATATTCTTGAAAACCCCCTTCAGGTAAAAAAGATAGTCGGTTATCTTCCAGAAAATGCACCTTTGTATTTAAATATGAGTGTTCTGGATTACTTAGACTTTATCGCTAAAATTAGAGGATTTAAAGAGTTAGAAAGCAAGAAAAAGATTAAAGAGATGATTGAAGTTTGCAGCCTCCAAAAAGCAATAAGCAAAGATATTGGTGAGCTTTCTAAAGGTTATCGCCAAAGGGTGGGGTTAGCTCAAGCCCTGATTCATGACCCAGAAATTCTCATCTTAGATGAACCCACGGCAGGGTTAGATCCAAGTCAAATTATAGAAATTCGTAAACTCATTAAAGAGATTGGAAAGAAGAAGACGGTTATTTTAAGTACTCATATCTTACCAGAAGTTTCGGCTACTTGTAGTCGAGTCTTAATCATTAATGAAGGAAAGCTGGTAGCTAGTGGCAGTCCTAGTGAGCTTATTAAGAAAGCTAAAGGAAAAGAAAATATTTATCTTACCATAAGAGGTCCCAAAAAGGAAATTAAAGATAAAATAGCTTTAGCAAAGGATGTCCTTACAGTAGAAGAGGTTAGCGAAAAAGATGATCTAACTACTTTTTTAGTTCAGGGTAAAGTTGGGGCTAATTTAAGTGAAGATTTATTTTTTTTAGCCAGAGATAATCATTGGAGTCTTACTAGCCTTCATAAAGAAGAGTTAAATTTAGAAGATTTATTCTTACAGTTAACCACCAAGGAAGCTAATACGAGAGAAAATTATGAATAA
- a CDS encoding ABC transporter permease subunit codes for MNNIFIILKKEFNSYFNSHIAYIFITVFLVLSGWLFLRGFFIINQATMREYFEILPWLFLFFVPAITMRLWAEESNLGTLEILFTLPLKNYEIVLGKFLGSLLFLILNLCLTFTIPLIITLVGDPDLGPIIGGYLGTILLGGAYLSIGLFASALTKNQIIAFIIGVVISFALLIIGENFILLFLPDSLIFIFKYLGLGVHFDSMGRGVIDSRDIICYLSFIAFFLYLNIRFLESKKN; via the coding sequence ATGAATAACATCTTTATTATTCTTAAAAAAGAATTTAACAGTTACTTTAATTCCCATATTGCTTATATCTTTATCACTGTCTTTTTAGTTTTATCTGGTTGGTTATTTTTAAGGGGATTCTTTATTATCAACCAAGCTACTATGCGCGAGTATTTTGAGATCTTACCTTGGTTGTTTCTTTTCTTTGTCCCAGCAATTACCATGAGATTATGGGCCGAAGAAAGTAACTTAGGAACTTTAGAAATCTTATTTACTCTTCCTTTGAAAAATTACGAAATTGTTTTAGGAAAATTCTTAGGTAGTCTCTTATTCTTAATCTTAAATCTTTGCTTAACCTTCACTATTCCCTTAATAATAACCCTGGTAGGAGATCCAGACTTAGGACCTATCATTGGAGGTTATTTAGGAACAATCTTGTTGGGAGGAGCTTATCTATCCATTGGCTTATTTGCCTCGGCTCTTACTAAAAACCAAATTATAGCTTTTATTATAGGAGTGGTTATTTCTTTCGCCTTATTAATCATTGGAGAAAACTTTATTCTCTTGTTTCTTCCCGATTCTTTAATCTTTATCTTTAAGTATTTAGGATTAGGAGTTCATTTTGACAGCATGGGACGAGGGGTAATTGATAGCCGAGATATCATATGTTATCTTTCTTTCATTGCTTTCTTCTTATATCTTAATATTCGATTCTTAGAAAGTAAAAAGAATTGA
- a CDS encoding GldG family protein produces the protein MVSLKKLQHKINSLTLIFIFLGFLGVINYFSTKLFFRLDLTENKEFTISKSTKEVLKNLDDLVNINLYFSKKLPPYLVNLTQKVDDLLKEYQIYSKGKIKFNYLDPSKDLKLTQSAQLMGIPQVQFNIIEKDKAQVVNIYLGIAILYEDKKEVIPLVKDTDNLEYELTSKILKLTSPQIKTIGFLTGHQEHSIYQDYNEIRNLLEKQYKTCEVKVENNKTKINVNTLIIPGPKEKIPEETALKINQFIMEGGKVVFLLDAIKIAEDSLNVTLNNDGLDFLLKNYGVRLNKNLILDRSYALASFSSGFAYFTLPYPLWIKILAENTALNHPIISKLGSLVFPWSASVEILPSLDKKIKAVELVKTTKHAWIQEESFNLNPQQSFISPKTSQSTLALMLKGRFKSALKEKDNIIKESSPEAQIVLIGNSNLITDNFIRQFNFNSIFFLNIIDWLNLGDKLIDIRLKEVIDRPLKEISEYNKSLFKFIVMFLAPLGVIIYSGIRFYLKNKTKKLLEVYEK, from the coding sequence ATGGTCAGCCTTAAAAAACTTCAACATAAAATTAATTCTTTAACTTTAATCTTTATTTTCTTAGGCTTTTTAGGAGTCATTAATTATTTTTCTACAAAGTTATTCTTTAGATTAGACCTTACTGAGAATAAGGAATTTACGATATCTAAATCGACTAAAGAAGTCTTAAAGAACCTAGATGATCTAGTGAATATTAACCTCTACTTTTCTAAGAAATTGCCCCCTTATTTAGTAAACTTAACTCAAAAAGTAGATGATCTTTTAAAGGAGTATCAAATTTACTCTAAGGGAAAGATAAAGTTTAATTATTTAGATCCTTCCAAAGACCTAAAATTAACGCAAAGTGCTCAACTGATGGGTATTCCTCAAGTCCAATTTAATATTATTGAGAAAGATAAAGCCCAAGTAGTCAATATTTACTTGGGTATAGCTATTTTATATGAAGATAAGAAAGAAGTAATTCCTTTAGTTAAAGATACGGATAATTTAGAATATGAGCTTACTTCTAAGATTCTTAAATTAACTTCTCCTCAAATAAAGACAATTGGATTCTTAACTGGCCACCAGGAACATAGCATTTACCAAGATTATAATGAAATTAGAAATTTACTTGAAAAACAGTATAAAACTTGCGAGGTAAAGGTAGAAAATAACAAGACTAAAATTAATGTAAATACTTTAATTATTCCAGGACCAAAGGAAAAAATTCCAGAAGAAACAGCTTTAAAAATAAACCAATTTATTATGGAAGGAGGGAAGGTTGTCTTTTTACTTGATGCCATTAAGATAGCCGAAGACTCCTTAAATGTTACCCTTAACAATGATGGTCTTGACTTCCTTTTAAAAAACTACGGCGTAAGATTAAACAAAAATTTAATTTTAGATCGTAGTTATGCTTTAGCTTCTTTTTCTTCTGGGTTTGCTTACTTTACTTTACCTTATCCTTTATGGATTAAAATTTTAGCCGAAAATACAGCCTTAAATCATCCTATCATAAGTAAATTAGGTTCTTTAGTCTTTCCTTGGAGTGCCTCAGTAGAAATACTGCCTTCTTTGGATAAAAAGATAAAAGCTGTAGAATTAGTTAAAACTACAAAACATGCTTGGATTCAAGAAGAATCCTTTAATCTTAATCCCCAACAATCTTTTATAAGTCCAAAGACTTCTCAAAGTACCTTAGCCCTGATGCTTAAGGGAAGATTTAAGAGTGCCCTTAAAGAAAAAGATAATATAATTAAAGAATCTTCCCCGGAAGCTCAAATTGTCCTTATTGGAAATTCTAATCTTATTACTGATAATTTTATAAGACAATTTAATTTTAATAGTATCTTCTTCTTAAATATTATAGATTGGCTAAACTTAGGTGATAAATTAATAGACATTCGTTTAAAAGAAGTAATTGACCGTCCCTTAAAAGAGATAAGCGAATACAATAAGTCTCTCTTTAAATTTATAGTTATGTTCTTAGCTCCTTTAGGAGTAATTATTTATAGTGGGATAAGATTTTATTTAAAAAACAAGACTAAGAAGTTATTAGAGGTATACGAGAAATGA
- the tpiA gene encoding triose-phosphate isomerase, with the protein MRKPIMVGNWKMNYPVSESCHLAFQLVKSLSSVEDVEVVICPSFTSLDPVAKLIKKTNIKLGAQNVYFEKKGAYTGEISPLMLKDLGCDYVIVGHSERRKYCQEDNPMINLKIRAAIEADLFPILCVGENLEERIRGVHEEIVYIHITGGLLSLSKKEVERVTIAYEPVWAIGTGNTATPSDAQAIHKFIRETLAKIYDQELANHVRIQYGGSVTPENISSLMAQPDIDGALVGGASLNASSFEKIVQYKG; encoded by the coding sequence ATGCGAAAGCCTATCATGGTTGGTAATTGGAAAATGAATTATCCTGTTTCTGAATCTTGTCATTTAGCTTTCCAGTTAGTAAAATCTCTATCTTCTGTAGAAGATGTAGAAGTAGTCATCTGTCCTTCTTTCACTTCTCTTGATCCAGTAGCCAAATTAATTAAGAAAACTAACATTAAATTAGGTGCTCAAAATGTCTATTTTGAAAAAAAGGGAGCTTACACTGGAGAAATATCTCCTCTGATGTTAAAAGATCTAGGTTGTGACTATGTAATTGTGGGACATAGTGAACGAAGAAAGTACTGCCAGGAAGATAATCCGATGATTAATCTTAAGATTAGAGCAGCTATTGAGGCTGATCTTTTCCCTATTTTATGTGTAGGGGAAAATTTAGAAGAACGAATAAGAGGAGTTCATGAAGAGATTGTTTATATTCATATTACTGGAGGCCTTTTAAGTTTAAGTAAAAAAGAAGTCGAAAGAGTAACCATTGCTTACGAACCAGTATGGGCTATTGGCACAGGAAATACGGCTACCCCGTCCGATGCTCAAGCTATCCATAAATTTATCCGAGAAACATTAGCTAAGATTTATGATCAAGAATTAGCTAATCATGTTCGTATTCAGTATGGAGGAAGTGTCACTCCTGAAAATATCAGTAGTTTAATGGCTCAACCAGACATTGATGGAGCTTTGGTTGGCGGAGCAAGTTTAAATGCTTCTTCTTTTGAAAAGATTGTCCAATATAAAGGGTAG
- the gap gene encoding type I glyceraldehyde-3-phosphate dehydrogenase — MAIKVGVNGFGRIGRITLRAALENKEIDFVAINDITDVSTLAHLLKYDSIHGLLEEEVKVVDDFIQIKDRKIKILKEKDPANLPWKDLGVEVVIESSGIFLDRENVSKHLKAGAKKVIITAPAKNEDVTLVLGVNEETYNHSQHHIISNASCTTNCLAPVVKVLLENFGLKKGLMTTIHSYTNDQRLLDLPHKDLRRARAGALSMIPTTTGAAKAVTKVIPQLKGKLDGIAIRVPTPNVSLVDFTAELEKEVTVDEVNKALQMAASGRLSKYLEFTNLPLVSCDFKGNPKSSIVDGSCTSVVGGNLVKVFAWYDNEWGYSCRVIDLISYISSFGF, encoded by the coding sequence ATGGCAATTAAGGTTGGGGTAAATGGTTTTGGAAGAATTGGTAGAATTACTCTTAGGGCAGCTTTAGAAAATAAAGAGATAGATTTTGTAGCCATAAATGACATTACTGATGTTTCTACTTTAGCCCATCTATTAAAATATGACTCTATTCACGGTCTTCTGGAAGAAGAAGTTAAGGTAGTAGATGACTTTATCCAGATTAAAGATCGAAAGATTAAGATCTTAAAAGAGAAAGACCCGGCTAATTTACCTTGGAAAGACTTAGGAGTTGAAGTAGTCATAGAATCTTCTGGTATATTTTTGGATCGAGAAAACGTTTCTAAGCATCTAAAAGCAGGAGCTAAGAAAGTAATAATTACTGCTCCAGCTAAAAATGAAGATGTAACTTTAGTCTTGGGAGTGAACGAAGAGACTTATAATCATAGTCAACACCATATTATTTCTAATGCTTCTTGCACCACTAATTGCTTAGCTCCTGTGGTCAAGGTATTATTAGAAAACTTTGGTCTTAAGAAAGGTCTAATGACCACCATTCATTCCTATACTAATGATCAACGCCTTTTAGACTTACCTCATAAAGATTTAAGACGAGCTCGAGCTGGAGCTCTTTCTATGATTCCTACTACTACAGGGGCCGCTAAGGCTGTCACTAAGGTTATTCCCCAACTTAAAGGCAAGCTTGATGGAATCGCCATAAGGGTTCCGACGCCAAATGTTTCTTTAGTAGATTTTACCGCCGAATTAGAAAAAGAGGTAACTGTTGATGAAGTTAATAAAGCTCTTCAAATGGCTGCCTCTGGAAGGTTAAGTAAATATTTAGAGTTTACCAACTTGCCTTTAGTTTCTTGTGATTTTAAAGGTAATCCTAAATCTTCTATTGTGGATGGAAGTTGTACTAGTGTGGTTGGAGGAAATTTAGTTAAAGTATTTGCTTGGTATGATAACGAATGGGGTTATTCATGTCGGGTAATTGACTTAATTTCTTATATTAGTAGTTTTGGATTCTAG
- a CDS encoding acyl-CoA dehydrogenase family protein — MNFNLTEEQELIRKTASEICQEEFAPRANEVDERGEFPVENVKKLAAYDLMGIPVPAEYGGLGYDFVTWTLVGEEISKACATTGAIFGANMLCLYPIMLFGSEEQKRKYLVPLAKGEKIGAFGLTEPNAGSDAGSIQTKAVKKDSSYILNGTKIFITNAGEADIYVILAKTDQERGARGMSAFIVEKGTPGFTFGKNENKMAYKALPNRELIFENCQIPQENLLYKEGRGFRVAMQTLDLGRIGMGIGAVGLGQAAFHEAVKYAKTRIQFDKPISSFQAIQFMLADMATEIEAARLLILKAAFLKDQGQKFEDIAAMGKLYASEVTMRVVNKAVQIHGGYGYCKEYPVERYFREAKLFEIVEGTSEIQRGVIANYILRQKGGE; from the coding sequence ATGAACTTTAATCTTACTGAAGAACAAGAACTAATAAGAAAGACGGCCTCAGAAATTTGCCAGGAGGAGTTTGCCCCAAGAGCAAATGAAGTTGATGAAAGAGGAGAGTTTCCGGTAGAAAATGTCAAAAAATTAGCGGCTTATGATTTAATGGGTATTCCTGTTCCTGCGGAATATGGAGGGTTAGGTTATGACTTTGTAACCTGGACTTTAGTGGGGGAAGAGATTTCTAAGGCTTGTGCTACTACGGGAGCTATCTTTGGAGCTAATATGCTTTGTCTTTATCCTATTATGTTATTTGGAAGCGAGGAACAAAAAAGAAAGTATCTTGTTCCTTTAGCCAAGGGAGAAAAGATTGGCGCTTTTGGTCTTACCGAACCAAATGCTGGCTCAGATGCTGGGAGCATCCAAACTAAAGCCGTAAAGAAAGACAGTAGTTATATTCTTAATGGAACTAAGATCTTTATTACTAATGCCGGAGAAGCAGATATTTATGTGATCTTAGCTAAGACTGACCAGGAACGGGGAGCAAGAGGAATGAGTGCTTTTATTGTAGAGAAAGGAACACCTGGTTTTACTTTTGGTAAAAATGAAAATAAGATGGCCTATAAAGCCTTGCCTAATAGAGAACTTATTTTTGAGAATTGCCAAATACCCCAAGAAAATTTACTTTATAAAGAAGGAAGAGGTTTTAGGGTAGCGATGCAGACTTTGGATCTAGGAAGAATAGGCATGGGTATTGGAGCAGTGGGATTAGGCCAAGCAGCATTTCATGAAGCGGTGAAGTATGCTAAAACCAGGATCCAATTCGATAAACCCATTTCAAGCTTTCAAGCTATCCAATTTATGTTAGCTGATATGGCTACTGAAATTGAAGCAGCTAGGCTTTTAATCTTAAAAGCTGCTTTTTTAAAAGATCAAGGTCAAAAGTTTGAAGATATAGCGGCCATGGGAAAGTTATATGCTTCTGAAGTAACCATGAGGGTAGTAAACAAAGCCGTTCAGATTCATGGAGGATACGGTTATTGTAAGGAATATCCTGTCGAACGATATTTTCGAGAGGCTAAGCTTTTTGAAATAGTAGAAGGAACCTCAGAAATTCAAAGAGGAGTAATTGCTAATTATATCTTAAGACAAAAAGGTGGAGAATGA
- a CDS encoding electron transfer flavoprotein subunit beta/FixA family protein, which yields MNIIVCIKQVPDTSEVKIDRETNTLIRKGVPSIINPFDKNALEEALRLREKHGGKVTVVSMGPPQAQEALREAIAMGADEAILLSDKAFAGADTFATSITLATAIKKIGSFDLILCGKQAIDGDTAQVGPELGEILNIPVIPYVRKITIEDGKAMVESVMEDGYEAVEVDLPLLITVNREINEPRHPSLRGVLVAKKKEIPIWGVEKLEVDKEKVGLKGSPTQVIKVFTLPPKEGSKILQGDPGEVVKELIGNLKETKII from the coding sequence ATGAATATTATTGTCTGTATTAAACAAGTTCCAGATACTTCAGAAGTTAAGATAGATAGAGAGACTAATACCTTAATTCGAAAAGGTGTGCCCAGCATCATTAATCCCTTTGATAAAAATGCCCTTGAAGAAGCCTTGAGGTTAAGAGAAAAGCATGGAGGAAAGGTGACCGTTGTTTCGATGGGACCTCCTCAAGCTCAGGAAGCCTTAAGAGAAGCAATAGCCATGGGTGCAGACGAAGCTATTTTGTTATCAGATAAAGCCTTTGCAGGAGCAGATACTTTTGCTACTTCGATTACCTTAGCTACGGCTATAAAAAAGATAGGTAGTTTTGATTTAATCTTATGTGGAAAACAAGCCATTGATGGCGATACCGCTCAAGTAGGACCAGAATTAGGAGAGATCTTAAATATTCCAGTTATACCTTATGTCCGTAAAATAACGATTGAAGATGGTAAGGCTATGGTAGAAAGTGTCATGGAAGATGGTTATGAAGCAGTAGAAGTAGATTTGCCTTTATTAATTACGGTGAATAGAGAGATTAACGAACCAAGACATCCTTCTCTAAGAGGAGTTTTAGTAGCTAAGAAGAAAGAGATACCAATTTGGGGTGTGGAAAAATTAGAAGTAGACAAAGAGAAAGTTGGTCTTAAAGGTTCACCTACTCAGGTAATCAAGGTATTTACCCTACCTCCCAAGGAAGGAAGTAAAATTCTTCAAGGAGACCCAGGAGAAGTAGTTAAGGAATTAATTGGAAATTTAAAAGAGACAAAAATAATATAA
- a CDS encoding phosphoglycerate kinase, translating into MFEKLTINEVDLLGKKVLIRVDFNVPQDKDGHITDDRRIRETLPTINYVLSQKARVILISHLSRPEGKVVESMRLNPIAKRLSELLGKEVKKLDDCIGKKIELEIDKMEEGEVILLENVRFYKEETKNDQVFAQKLAALGDIFVNEAFSASHRAHASVAGITNFVQKAVAGFQVEKEIEYLGKTLIRPKRPFLAILGGAKVSTKIGVIDHLLEKVDAILVGGGMAYTFLKALGSSIGNSLFEKAELDVAKKILENSKKLSTPVYLPVDHLIVKSIDSSEYGKITEEIPDGWMGVDIGPQTIDNYIAKIHKAMTIVWNGPMGVFEVEAFSKGTYAIAQAIANHKPATTIVGGGDSGAVIDKLGIADQFTHVSTAGGARLELLGGKELPGIVALTNK; encoded by the coding sequence ATGTTTGAAAAACTTACTATTAATGAGGTAGATCTTTTAGGAAAAAAGGTACTCATTCGAGTTGACTTTAATGTACCCCAAGATAAAGATGGTCACATCACTGATGATCGTAGAATTAGAGAAACTTTACCTACTATTAACTACGTTCTTTCTCAAAAAGCAAGAGTTATCTTAATTTCTCACTTAAGCCGACCAGAAGGTAAGGTAGTAGAAAGTATGCGGCTTAATCCTATTGCTAAAAGATTAAGCGAACTTTTAGGTAAAGAAGTTAAAAAGCTAGATGATTGCATAGGAAAAAAGATAGAATTAGAGATTGATAAGATGGAAGAAGGAGAAGTTATCTTATTAGAAAATGTGCGGTTTTATAAAGAAGAAACTAAGAATGACCAAGTCTTTGCTCAAAAATTAGCTGCTTTAGGAGATATCTTTGTAAATGAAGCTTTTAGCGCTTCTCATCGAGCTCATGCTTCCGTGGCAGGAATTACAAATTTTGTTCAAAAAGCAGTAGCGGGGTTTCAAGTAGAAAAGGAGATTGAGTATTTAGGTAAAACCTTAATTCGCCCCAAAAGACCTTTTTTAGCTATTTTAGGAGGAGCTAAAGTTTCTACTAAGATAGGGGTAATAGACCATCTCTTAGAAAAAGTTGATGCGATCTTAGTTGGCGGAGGAATGGCTTACACTTTCTTAAAAGCCTTAGGTAGTTCTATCGGTAATTCATTATTTGAAAAAGCTGAGCTAGATGTGGCTAAAAAGATTTTGGAAAACAGCAAAAAATTAAGCACCCCTGTTTATCTTCCTGTGGATCACTTAATAGTTAAATCAATTGATTCTTCCGAATACGGCAAAATAACAGAAGAAATACCAGATGGTTGGATGGGAGTAGATATTGGTCCGCAGACCATCGATAATTATATTGCTAAGATACATAAAGCCATGACTATTGTCTGGAATGGACCGATGGGCGTATTTGAAGTAGAAGCATTTTCTAAAGGAACTTATGCCATTGCCCAAGCTATCGCTAACCATAAACCTGCCACCACTATTGTTGGTGGTGGAGATTCAGGTGCCGTCATAGATAAATTAGGGATAGCAGATCAATTTACCCATGTTTCTACTGCTGGAGGAGCTCGTTTAGAACTATTAGGAGGAAAAGAGCTTCCCGGAATTGTCGCTTTAACTAATAAGTAA
- a CDS encoding DUF4340 domain-containing protein produces the protein MKFKGTYFSLMVLITLVLAIFITKKCFKEKESLLFPNLEVAEISKITILTKEDKVILEKKANEWLVTTSLNYPANPQQVKDLIDKIKHLSSKNVVSINPKKKAFYGLDKDYLEVRVSKAKDKDISCFFIGQNAPDFYSTYIQKKDSQEVILINEDLRGIFNKGNTCWRDRTILSFNPWEVDQLILNKEGKETIISSKKEGKFKDGKFEDGKFEIIKPEKIEAKEEVVKSILDELSKLKTDNFYLEDNLKVCGFDRPCSFIKVIFKNKLEKTLLVGNENKNDQAYLKREGSSTIFLVSKYRLSDLFREIKDLRKDLKKE, from the coding sequence ATGAAGTTTAAGGGAACTTACTTCTCTTTAATGGTCTTAATTACTTTAGTCCTGGCTATCTTTATTACTAAAAAATGCTTTAAGGAAAAAGAAAGCTTACTTTTTCCAAACTTAGAAGTAGCTGAAATTTCTAAGATTACTATTTTAACTAAAGAAGATAAAGTAATTTTGGAAAAGAAAGCTAATGAATGGTTAGTTACTACTTCTTTAAATTATCCTGCCAATCCCCAGCAAGTAAAAGATCTTATTGATAAAATCAAGCATCTTTCTAGTAAGAATGTAGTCTCTATTAATCCTAAGAAAAAAGCCTTTTATGGATTAGATAAAGATTATCTAGAAGTAAGAGTTAGTAAGGCAAAAGATAAAGATATTTCTTGTTTTTTTATTGGTCAGAATGCTCCTGATTTTTACAGCACCTATATTCAAAAAAAGGATAGCCAAGAGGTAATCTTAATTAATGAAGACCTAAGAGGCATCTTTAATAAAGGCAATACTTGTTGGCGAGATCGGACTATACTTAGTTTTAATCCTTGGGAAGTAGATCAACTTATCTTAAATAAAGAAGGAAAAGAAACTATTATCTCTTCAAAAAAAGAAGGTAAATTTAAAGATGGTAAATTTGAAGATGGTAAATTTGAAATAATTAAACCTGAAAAAATAGAAGCTAAAGAAGAAGTAGTAAAATCTATCTTAGATGAACTCTCTAAACTTAAAACAGACAACTTTTATTTAGAAGATAACTTAAAAGTTTGTGGGTTTGACCGTCCCTGTTCTTTTATAAAAGTGATCTTTAAAAATAAATTAGAAAAGACACTTCTTGTTGGAAATGAGAATAAGAATGATCAAGCTTATTTAAAGAGAGAAGGCAGTTCTACTATCTTTTTAGTTTCAAAGTATCGTCTCAGTGACTTATTTAGGGAAATAAAAGACTTAAGAAAGGATCTTAAAAAAGAATAA